TGGCGCCCCGGTTGAGCACCCCACCCCTGGAGAAGGGCCTTGAGCGGTGACGGCCCAACACGAGGTTCTCCTTGACCTTGAAGTCCATCAGGAGTCCCTGTGCGATACGATCGGCCGGCACGCTGGCCATCCCCAGCTGCCCGATCCGGTTGGCGGACATCTCGGCGATGCCCACCCCGCCTATCCGGATGGCGCCGGCGGAGGGCTTCTCGACCCCTACCAGCGCGTCGAAGAGTGCGTTCTGACCGTTGCCGGAGACACCGGCGAGGCCGACCACCTCCCCGGCATGGACGCTGAGGGAGAGACCCTTCAGAGAGCCACGCCCGGTGACGCTGGCGAGATGGATCCCGTCCACTTCGAGGACCACCTCGCCGGGACGCGACCGCTCCTTGTCGAACTGGAACAGCACCTCCCGGCCCACCATCATCTGGGCCAGATCCCGCATCTCGACATCGGCTGTATCTACGGTTCCGACCACCTTGCCGAGACGCAAGACGGTCACGCGGTCGGACAGTTCCATGACCTCTTTGAGCTTGTGGGTGATCAGGATGATGGTCAGGCCCTCGTCCCGCATCCGGCGAAGGATCCGGAAGAGCTCCTGGACCCCTTGGGGGGTGAGAACCGCGGTCGGTTCATCGAGGATCAGGACTTCCACGCCGAAGTAGAGGGTCTTGAATATCTCGACCCATTGCTGCTCCCCTACGGACAACCGGCCCACCTCGGCGTCGGGATCTATCTCCACGTCATAGTTTTGGAAGAACTCGTTGAGCCGGTCCTTTACCTCCGATAGATCGAGCCACTGGTTGGCCGAGGTCCCGATGACCACGTTCTCCACCACCGACATCGGGGGGACCAGTTCGAAGTGCTGGTGCACCATGCCGATACCGGCGGCGATGGCGTCTCTAGGCGTATGCAGCTCGAGCGTCTCGCCCCTGAAGGTGACCGACCCCTCGTCGGGCCGGTAGACCCCGTAGAGAATGTCGGCCAGGGTGGTCTTGCCGGCGCCGTTCTCGCCGAGCAGGCAGTGGATCTCGCCGCGGCGGATGTCGACGCTCACCGCGTCGTTGGCGACCACCCCAGGGAAGCGCTTCGTGACCCGATCCACAGCCAGGATCGTCTCAGTCACCGAATTCGCTCCCCTGAGGTATCGGATTCATCGGGTGATAGGGCCCTACTCGGGCGGATCCGTCTTCAGTTCCACCCTCAGGAGCCCGCCCAGTATGGCCGCTTCGGCCTGGGCAACACCGTCTTGGACCTCAGCCGGAACCAGGTCGCTGATCTCTCCGAGCGACGACCCACCATCGACCATCGAGGTGTAGACGATCCGCTCCATCGGGGCATCGTACGGAACGCCCTCGGTCGTGTAGGCGTACCAGGCGTCAACCAGGTCCATGAAGGCGGTGTCCCAGCGGGCGACCGCGCTGGTCAGCACCACCGGCGACAGCCCGAGCTGATCGGTGAAGTGTCCGAAGCCGAACACACCGTCCGCCTCCTCGATGGCAGCGAAGGGGCCGAAGCGCTCGGCATAGATCATGTCGGAACCGGCCGCGATCTGGGCGGCAGCCGCCTCCTGGGCCGTGGCGGGGTCGAACCAGCTCTCGATGTAGGCCACATCGAACGTGATCTCACCCTTGCCCATCTGCTGGGCCACGAACCTGGCGCCGTCTATGAACGCGTTGAGCGGGCCGTTGACGTTGGGGAACGGGAAAGCCGCCACCCCGCTGACGTGGTTGGT
The window above is part of the bacterium genome. Proteins encoded here:
- a CDS encoding ABC transporter ATP-binding protein; this encodes MTETILAVDRVTKRFPGVVANDAVSVDIRRGEIHCLLGENGAGKTTLADILYGVYRPDEGSVTFRGETLELHTPRDAIAAGIGMVHQHFELVPPMSVVENVVIGTSANQWLDLSEVKDRLNEFFQNYDVEIDPDAEVGRLSVGEQQWVEIFKTLYFGVEVLILDEPTAVLTPQGVQELFRILRRMRDEGLTIILITHKLKEVMELSDRVTVLRLGKVVGTVDTADVEMRDLAQMMVGREVLFQFDKERSRPGEVVLEVDGIHLASVTGRGSLKGLSLSVHAGEVVGLAGVSGNGQNALFDALVGVEKPSAGAIRIGGVGIAEMSANRIGQLGMASVPADRIAQGLLMDFKVKENLVLGRHRSRPFSRGGVLNRGAIDGFAAESIEGFDIRTPSASQLTRTLSGGNLQKVIMARELSGEPRLLVAHQPTRGLDISASEYVRRRLLEERERGSAVLLMSEDLDEIFQLSDRIAVIYDGRIVSETTPEQADLQSLGLSMAGADTVEAGSAA